The Deinococcus sonorensis KR-87 DNA window GCGCGACCCGAACAAGCAGCCGGCTGGTCTGGAGGTGACCCGGGCCGACACCAGCGCGGTTTACACCATCACCTCGGGCTCGGGGCCCGGAGCCCACAGCCACACGGCGGTGCTGCGCACCCAGGGCACCTTTCAAAGCCATTACGCGCACCACCTGAAGTACGACGCCACCTACGACGTGGTGTGTGCGGACGAGAAGACCCACCGCACCAACGTGGAGAAGAACACCGTCGACGAGGAGTCCAGCGCCCAGACCTCCAGCGAAGGCACCCTCAGCCTGAGCCTGCCGCCGGACGGGCCGTACACGCTCAGCCTGTCATACATGTACGGGGCCAAAACCGAAGCCGTCCCCGGCCACATCCACAGCACCGCCTACTTCAAGGGCGGCTGCAATCCCTACGCCGACACGAACACGTCCCACGACATGCCCAACGAACGCACCCACGCCTGGGGTGGATTTGACGTGGAGGGCCAGGCCCACACGGAAAACGGCGTGACCAGCCTGGCGGGCAGCAAGACCCTGACCCTGCAGGTGGACGGCCTGCCCACCACCCGCACAGTCACCTGGCAGGTCCAGCGGATCACCGTGCCGTGAGCGGGCCCGGACGACCAGCCCACTGGTGGTCCACCCCGGTTCAGTTGCCCGGGTGAAATGAAACGCGCAGCGGCCGCCCGACGCGGTGCCGCCGAATCCACCATCACGGGCACGGCCGGGTCCAGCCACGCCGCCGCAGGGGGAACCGGCAGGAGCGCGCCGGGCAGACCCGCTCCGGTTCAGGCAGGGTCAGCCGGTGTTCAGGGCGTCGCCGAACCCTGGACCCGGCTGCGGCCCGGCCAGGTCATCACCTCCCCTCCGGCAACCCGACGGAGGCCCCAGCCGGTGATCCCGGCAGAACGGGGCGTGCAGGGCCGCGGAGTGCAGCAGGATCATGATGAAGGCCAGGGCCAAGGTCTGGGACCCGTTCGAAGACGTCAGGATGGCAGCAGGGACACGGCGACGCACACTCGCCACCACAGGAGGCAACGACATGTCACGAAGAAAACGGATCGTTCTGGGGTTGATGGCGGCGCTGCAGACCGGCGCGCTCGCCGGGGGCGGCGGAGGTCCGCTGGACCCCCTGGCCCTGTTGCGCCGCGACAGCCGGGTCACGCAGCTGGAAGTGCAGGGAACCCACGCCACGGCCCAGCGCTGGCGTGTCCAGTGGAATGCGCCCGCGGCACTGGTGGACCTCACGTTCTCGAACGAGGCGGTCACGGCGGCCCAGGCCCAGCGTGTCCGCCAGATCACCGTGGCCCTTCAGGTGCCGGCCGCCCAGGGACTCACGCTCGGCCAGGTGCGTGCCCTGGATCAGGTGACCCGCACGCTGGCCACCGCCTGTCTGGGCCGGGAGGTGCCGGTGCTGACCGATGTGTTGCGTGGCCGGCTGAACCGGCCGCTGCCGACCTCCGGGCCGCTCCTGCGCCTGCCGGATGGCCTGCACATCGATGTGGAGCCGGGGGAGGCCGGGTCGCCCGGCCGCCCGTGGCTGCGGGTCACCGTGCCGCTGGGCGAGCAGCCGCCACGCTGTCAGATGCCCACAGGGCGCCATTGACGCTGCGTGAGGGTGCCGGGCCGACGCCCTCACCGTGCCCACCCCGGTGTGACAGCGGAGTGCCGAGATGCCCGCGCGTCCGGACCGGTTTCCGCAACCCGTTCCAGGCGCGTGCCGGCACGCCAGTGATCGGCGTTCGCCTCAGCCCGTCCGCGCCGGGAGCGTCTCCAGCGGGCGGTGCCCGACATGGGCATCCGGCAGCACGGTCACCGACGCTGCTGTTCCCCAGCGCGCCGGTCCGGATCGTCGGCCCAGCAGCGTCCGTCGGGCACGCCCGCCGCCCGGTCCGCTCTCCTCCGAGCGCCACAGCGCCTTACCGTTCATCCCCAGGGCTCCGTCTCATGGGTGGGTCTGGACGCCCCACCGCCGTTCCAACGCGGCTGAACGGTGCTCCACATCCCTTGTGCGGCGCGGTCCGCGGTTCTGGAGGTCCGCATCGTCAGAATGCGGACCCACGCGTTCCCTGTCCTGGCCTCAGCGGTCCCAGCGGGCGACCAGCATCGGGTCATGGTGCGCCTGAATCTGCCCCTGGGCATCGAATTCCAGCTGCATCGCCTCCCGCACGGCAGCGTCTGCATTCCGGGCGTGGGCCTGAAGCGCCTCGACCACGTCCGCGCTGCACCCGGACTGCTGCGTCCACCAGCCGAACTCCAGACGGTACGGCACGATCTGCTCCCCCGCCGGGCGAAACCCTGCCGCGGCCGTGAGCGCCCGCCACTCGTCGACGGTGCGCTGCCGGGCGTGCGACGGATCGCGGGTGCGTTGCCAGAAATCGACCCAGTCCTGCAGTTCGGCGCGGGGGGTGATCTGATCGGCCAGGACGAAGCGTCCGCCTGGCCGCAGCACCCGGTGAACCTCCTGCAGGAAGGCCGGCACGTCGCGGAAGTGGTGCGGGGCGTGGCGTGACGTCACCAGCGTGAAGCTCCCGTCGGCGAAGGGCAGCTGTTCCGCCGAGCCCGCCTGGAAGGACACGTTGGTCACGCCCTCCTGCGCAGCGCGCAGCCGCGCCTGGTCGAGCATCTTCGGGGACACATCAATGCCGGTGGCGTGGGCCACGTGCGGGGCCACGACCAGGGCGGTGTTCCCGGTGCCGGTGGCGACATCGAGGACCAGGTCGTCCGGCTTCAGGTCGGCGACCTTCAGCAGCACCGGCAGGCTGGGGCCGAACCGGTGGACAGCACTCGCGGCGTACTTCTCGGCGTGGGCATCGAACTGCGCCTGGCTGGATCTGGTCATGGGTGGATCCTTCCTGTCATCCGCCCGGTCGGGCGTCAAGGTCTTCGGGCCGGCGGCTGGATGTCCCTGGAAGGGCCATTTCGGCGGACATGAAACCGCAACGAGTGAGGGTGGAGGCTGCGTTCTGCAACTTGGTCACACGGATCCGCGCAACCGGTGGGACGGGCGGATTCAGCGGGTCCTGAAGCAGGCCCGTGGAAGTCGGGTCCGGGCGGATCGCGGTCCATGCTCCCGCGGGAGCGCGTGTGGCCCGAATGGATCTGGGCTGACCCTCCGCCTTCCCATCAATCCTCTTGTTCTGCCGTTCATGACAGCATTTTCAGCGTCAGTCCCTAGATAAGCAAATAGCTGTTCTGGATGTCTTGTATTACCCTGGCTTATGTCGCAGCTGGAATGGTATCGCAACTTCGTCGCGGTGTACCGGGCAGGCAGCGTCTCTGGCGCCGCCAAGATGCGGCACCTGACGCAACCCGCGGTGAGCCAGCAACTCGCTGCCCTGGAGGACGTGGTGGGCGTGCCGCTGTTCGTGCGGACGCCCCGGGGGGTGCAGCCCACCGCGCGCGGACAGGCGCTGTATCACCAGGTCTTTGACGCGCTGGATCAGCTGGAGCGGGTCTCGCGGGGGCTGCGTGGGCGGCCCGCGCCGGGCAGCTCGCCCACGGTACGGCTCGGGGCTCCGCCAGAGTATTTTCACGCCTTCGCGCTGGAACGCCTCGGGGGCGCGGACTTCAAGTTGATCGTGCACTTCGGTGAGGACCGCGAGCTGCTGTCCATGCTGGAGGTCGGGGCGCTGGACGTTGCGGTCACCACCCTCAAGCCCACCGCGAAGACGCTGCAGCACCGGCCGCTCGCGCACAAGCACTTCGCCCTGATCGGTCCCCCCAACTTGTCGCCCCCACCCATCACCCTGCCCCTCGCTGACCTGGCCGCCTGGCTGAACGCGCAGCCCTGGGTCAGTTACAGCCAGGAACTGCCGAACACCCGGCGCTTCTGGCAGCAACATCTGCGGGCCCGCTTCGAGGCCCGGCTGTCGGTCGTGGTGCCGGATCTGCGGTCGGTCCTGCGGGCGGTGGAGCTGGGCTACGGGCTGAGCATCGTGCCGGAGCTGCTGTGCCGCGAGTCCCTCGCGCAGGGGCGGGTGCAGGAGGTGTGGCCGGTGCGCGACCTGATTCACGGTGAACAGTGGCTGCTGTCGTTTCGCGTGGTGGACAGCGACCGCACTGAAGTGATCCAGGTGGGCGACGCCCTGACCGGGTGGGACGCGCCTGGGCCCCCCGGCGACTGAGCGCCTCCAGGTGGTGAAGGTGGCCGTGGCCCCTGTCCCCGGCTGCGCGCTCTGGCATCTCGTGTTGGGAGGTTGATGTCATTCCCGAGCATTTCCCTGGCAGGGCTGGTCCAGTCGCATGGAACGGTCTCCACGCGACCCGGATGGTGTTAGGCTGGCCGGCATGAGCACGCACGAAGCGGGCCGCGTCACCTTCACGCGCGGGGGACTGCCGGAGAGCCACCACGACATTCACGTTGCCGTTGTGGGGGTGGACGGTCAGCTTGTCGCGTCGTGCGGTCAGGCGGACCTCGTCACCTTCCCCCGGTCCAGCAGCAAACCGATTCAGGCGCTGCCGCTGGCGCTCGCCGTGCCGGACCTGCCGGACGACGAGCTGGCCGTGGCGTGCGCCAGTCACGCGGGCACGCCCGCACACCTCGCCGTGGTGCAGCGCCTGCTGGCCCGCTCCGGCAGCACCGCGTCGGACCTGCAGTGCGGAGCGCACCCGCCCTTCGACGCGGACGCGGCGGCCGAGCTGATTTGCCGCGGGGAGGCACCGACCGCGCTGCACCACAACTGCAGCGGCAAGCACGCCGGGATGCTGCTTGCCTGCGTTCAGCACGGGTGGTCCCGCGAAGGGTACACCTCGCCGGACCACCCGCTGCAGGTGGTCATCCGGGAAGCGCACGCGCGCGAGGCGGGCGTCCCGCTGGAGGCGGTGCGGGTCGGGACCGACGGGTGCAGCGTGCCCGCGTTCGCGCTGTCCCTGACCGCCGCCGCGCGGCTCTTCGCGCGCCTCGCGGCGCCGCAGGGCGAGCACGCCCAGGCGCTGCAGCGGGTGTTCCGGGCGATGGCGGCGCACCCGTTTCTGGTGGCGGGCCCGGGGCGGCTCGACACGACCCTGATGCCGCAGGTAGACGGCCTGGTCACCAAGATGGGCGCCGAGGGCTTCTACGGCCTGGCCGTGCGTGACACGCCGCACGGGCCGCTCGGGGTAGCAATCAAGGTGATGGACGGCGCGGAGCGCCCCCGGCCGTACGTGGCGCTGGCGGTTCTGGAGGCGCTGGGGGTGCCGGTGACCCCAGCCATGCAGGACCTCGCGCCGGGCACGCTGCGCAACTGGGCGGGGCGTGAGGTGGGGTCGGTGGAGGCCGAGCTGCACCTGCAGTTCGCCTGAGCGGGGCACGCGAAAGGCGTCCTGGGCATGGGGCGGGCCGGCTCCACCTTTAGGAGGACGACGCCCGGGCTCGGCCCTGGCATCCTGAGCCCATGAGTGACCAACCCTTCCCGGCCCCGATGTTCTCGCCGCAGCCCACCCTGACCCGCTCCCGCTCCCATCGCCTGGTGGCCGGCGTGCTCGCCGGGCTGCACCAGCATTACCGCGTGCCGCTGCCTTTGAGCGTGTTCCGGGCGCTCGTGGTGATCGTCAGTGTGATGACCGTTTTCCCCGGCCTTCTGGCGTACCTCCTGCTCTGGGTGCTGACCCCAGAAGGCGAGTAGTCCAGAGACCCGGCCAGAATGAGGCACGTTGTCCAGCGCAACGCACGCCTGTCCTGGTGGCTCATGTCATCTGCCGGTCGCCCGGAACGCTCAGGATCCTGCACTCGCAAGGCGCCGCGCCGCTCCTGAACCACCCGACGCCCCTGGGGCCGTGCCCGCACCGTGGAGACGGACCCCCGGGTTCGAGCCGCGGGCGGCCCGGTTCAGGTCACCACGTTGAGCCACCCGCCGTCCACGTAGTAGCTGGAGCCGACACAGTAGCTCGCCCGCGCGGAGCAGAGAAACACCATGAAATCCGCGATTTCCTCGGGCGACGCAAACCGGCCGATGGGGGCCTGTTCGCGGGCGATGGTGTCGAGCCACGATTCCCACCCGGCGTCCCCGGTCTGCCGTTTCGCCGCGTCTTCCCAGCTCTGGGTCCGCACCAGCCCGGCGTTCAGGGCATTGACCCGGATCCCGAAGGGAATCAGTTCGTTGGCCAGACATTTGGAGAACATGACCAGCGCGGCTTTGGTCACGTTGTAGATCGGTTCGTGGCCCAGCGGCTGTGTCGCGCAGATGGAGGCGTTGTTGAGGATCACGCCGCCGCCCCGCTCGCGCATCATGGGGGCCAGCGCCCGGGAGAGCCGGACGGCCGCCATCACATGCAGGTCCCAGTAGTGCTGCCACCGCTCGTCGGAGGCGTCCAGAATCGTCTCCTCGCTGCCGGTGCCGGCATTGTTGATGAGGATGTCCGCGCCGCCGTAGTTCCTGGAGATCGCCTCCACGACGCGGTCAACGTCGCTCCGGGTGCCCACGTCCGCCGGGACGGCCACCACGCGCACCCCGTGTCGCTGACGGACGGCCTCAGCGGCCTGCTCCAGCCGCTGCGAATCGCGGGCGCACAGCAGCAGGTCGCACCCCTCCGCGGCCAGACCGTGGGCGACCGCCAGCCCGATGCCGGCGCTCGCCCCGGTGATCACCGCAATGTTGCCGTTCATGCCAAGATCCATCGCTTCTGTCCTCCCTTCGTGCGTGTGCGGCCTCGTTGCCTGTGACGCCCGGCCGCGGACCGCTGGACACGGCGTGCCTGGACGCCTCTTCTCCTGCGCTCGGTCCAGACCCCGGCCCTTCCTGAGGCGTCCGCTGGTCCGCCGTGTGCTGGCGCCGCTCGCCGCACCTCAGCGACCCCAGGTTCCGCCAGACCGTGTGCCTTTGTTGTTCAGTGGAGCCGCGCCGCCTCACGCCAGCGACTGAAGGGCGCCCAGGATGCCGGCCTGCTGTCCGAGTTCGGCCACCCGGAGTTCCGGGACGTGCCATGCCCCCAGGCTGTCGGCCAGGGCGCGGCGCAGCGTGTCCAGGTACAGGTCGCCGTAGCCCAGCACCACACCGCCGCCCATGACGATGACCTGCGGGTCGAACAGCACGCAGGCATTGCCCAGCAGGGGGGCGAGGTCCTCGGCCGCCTGCCGCACGATCCGCACCAGGCCCGGATGGCCGTCCGCCGCCAGCTGGGCCAGTGTTTCGATCGGCAGGTCCGGATCGCCCAACAGCGCGCGGGCCGCGCGGGTGATCGCCGTGCCGGAGGCGGTCATGTCGATGCACCCGACCCGGCCACACGGGCAGCGCTGGTGACCTGAGCCGCCGGCGTGGCCGAGTTCCACCGACTGGCCGCGGTAGCCCTGGTACAGGCGCTGCTGGCTGACCAGCCCCGAGCCGATGCCGGTGCTGACAGTCACGTACAGGCTAGTGTGCGTGCCGCGCGCCGCGCCGAACTGGTGTTCGGCCAGCGCGGCCGCGTCCGCGTCGTTGAGCAGGGTGACGCGCCGACCGGGTCGGCGCAGCCGGTCGACCAGCGGCACGTCCTGTAGCTGCGGCAGCTGGGCGGCGAAGGTGGAGCCGCGCTGCAGGTCCACCCGGCCCGCCACGCAGATCCCGATGCCGTCGGCATCGCCCGCGAGCGCTTCGATGGCGGCGATGATCCCCTCGCTGGTGGCGGGCGTCGTCACGACCTGCAGCGACTCGGCCGTGCCCACTGCCAGTTTCGTGCCACCCAGGTCGACGCCGACGTTCATGAGCGACCTCCGGCGGAGTGGGA harbors:
- a CDS encoding class I SAM-dependent methyltransferase, with product MTRSSQAQFDAHAEKYAASAVHRFGPSLPVLLKVADLKPDDLVLDVATGTGNTALVVAPHVAHATGIDVSPKMLDQARLRAAQEGVTNVSFQAGSAEQLPFADGSFTLVTSRHAPHHFRDVPAFLQEVHRVLRPGGRFVLADQITPRAELQDWVDFWQRTRDPSHARQRTVDEWRALTAAAGFRPAGEQIVPYRLEFGWWTQQSGCSADVVEALQAHARNADAAVREAMQLEFDAQGQIQAHHDPMLVARWDR
- a CDS encoding LysR family transcriptional regulator, with amino-acid sequence MSQLEWYRNFVAVYRAGSVSGAAKMRHLTQPAVSQQLAALEDVVGVPLFVRTPRGVQPTARGQALYHQVFDALDQLERVSRGLRGRPAPGSSPTVRLGAPPEYFHAFALERLGGADFKLIVHFGEDRELLSMLEVGALDVAVTTLKPTAKTLQHRPLAHKHFALIGPPNLSPPPITLPLADLAAWLNAQPWVSYSQELPNTRRFWQQHLRARFEARLSVVVPDLRSVLRAVELGYGLSIVPELLCRESLAQGRVQEVWPVRDLIHGEQWLLSFRVVDSDRTEVIQVGDALTGWDAPGPPGD
- a CDS encoding asparaginase — encoded protein: MSTHEAGRVTFTRGGLPESHHDIHVAVVGVDGQLVASCGQADLVTFPRSSSKPIQALPLALAVPDLPDDELAVACASHAGTPAHLAVVQRLLARSGSTASDLQCGAHPPFDADAAAELICRGEAPTALHHNCSGKHAGMLLACVQHGWSREGYTSPDHPLQVVIREAHAREAGVPLEAVRVGTDGCSVPAFALSLTAAARLFARLAAPQGEHAQALQRVFRAMAAHPFLVAGPGRLDTTLMPQVDGLVTKMGAEGFYGLAVRDTPHGPLGVAIKVMDGAERPRPYVALAVLEALGVPVTPAMQDLAPGTLRNWAGREVGSVEAELHLQFA
- a CDS encoding PspC domain-containing protein is translated as MSDQPFPAPMFSPQPTLTRSRSHRLVAGVLAGLHQHYRVPLPLSVFRALVVIVSVMTVFPGLLAYLLLWVLTPEGE
- a CDS encoding SDR family NAD(P)-dependent oxidoreductase; the protein is MDLGMNGNIAVITGASAGIGLAVAHGLAAEGCDLLLCARDSQRLEQAAEAVRQRHGVRVVAVPADVGTRSDVDRVVEAISRNYGGADILINNAGTGSEETILDASDERWQHYWDLHVMAAVRLSRALAPMMRERGGGVILNNASICATQPLGHEPIYNVTKAALVMFSKCLANELIPFGIRVNALNAGLVRTQSWEDAAKRQTGDAGWESWLDTIAREQAPIGRFASPEEIADFMVFLCSARASYCVGSSYYVDGGWLNVVT
- a CDS encoding ROK family protein, whose product is MNVGVDLGGTKLAVGTAESLQVVTTPATSEGIIAAIEALAGDADGIGICVAGRVDLQRGSTFAAQLPQLQDVPLVDRLRRPGRRVTLLNDADAAALAEHQFGAARGTHTSLYVTVSTGIGSGLVSQQRLYQGYRGQSVELGHAGGSGHQRCPCGRVGCIDMTASGTAITRAARALLGDPDLPIETLAQLAADGHPGLVRIVRQAAEDLAPLLGNACVLFDPQVIVMGGGVVLGYGDLYLDTLRRALADSLGAWHVPELRVAELGQQAGILGALQSLA